A window from Sebastes fasciatus isolate fSebFas1 chromosome 22, fSebFas1.pri, whole genome shotgun sequence encodes these proteins:
- the LOC141760705 gene encoding uncharacterized protein LOC141760705 codes for MYSEQECGICYRTYNAGRRCPRQLQCKHSFCESCLRALSRGPAEELRLEGDRLIICPLCRHTTSISGEEKVRAELRVDESILERLITSGVLDQEEEEDPEEDVLCDTTREIPVTPAEESDFSPASRGGRVRRSWRKVCRLISGKSEQPRVGENYMTNEDLRNFAMMSCYMF; via the exons ATGTACTCAGAGCAAGAGTGTGGCATTTGTTACAGGACCTACAACGCAGGTCGTCGGTGTCCCCGGCAGCTCCAGTGTAAACACAGCTTCTGTGAGAGCTGCCTCCGGGCTCTCTCTCGGGGACCCGCCGAGGAGCTCCGTCTGGAGGGCGACAGACTCATCATCTGCCCGCTGTGCCGACACACCACCTCCATCTCCGGAGAGGAGAAGGTGAGAGCCGAGCTCAGGGTGGATGAGAGCATCCTGGAGCGGCTCATAACTTCAGGAGTCCTCGaccaagaagaggaggaggacccAGAGGAAGACGTTCTGTGTGACACCACCCGGGAGATTCCTGTGACTCCAGCCGAGGAGAGCGACTTCTCCCCGGCGTCCAGAGGTGGGAGGGTCCGGCGGTCCTGGAGGAAAGTTTGCCGGTTGATAAGTGGGAAGAGCGAACAGCCGAGAGTTGGAGAAA ATTATATGACCAATGAAGACCTGAGGAACTTCGCCATGATGTCCTGCTACATGTTTTAA